The window aggttttttttgttgaaaaaattactaaaacttttttactcaaaatgaaaataaaatcagaatatataaaaataaaaactaattcagactgttaataaaaactgtaatgtaTCTTATGGATGATATTGTTGATattgattattaataataattatgataatgaaaacagtaatcttttgaataaaataaatatgtatatattttctttattgGATTTTTCGCCAAAAAGTAAATCAGATGGGAGATGCTGGATAATTAACTTAAAAGTTTTGATTGTGAAACATGAGCATTTGCTTACATTTTGCATCTTACATAGTGATGTTATTGTGTGTTGCATAGTTTTTGTACCACATACTGTGCAAACTTCCCTTTTTTGTTTGCGTGTGTTTTTAAATATCATCCTTATAGTGTCAGAACTGCAATAGTTGCCTCTTACACAATATTAATAGATAGTTTATAGTCTCTGTGATATTCCGGTCTCTAGATGTTGCATTACTAACCATAAGCAATAGTAATAGTGCTTGGTTTTTACAGTCAGTACTGTTAAAAATGTCTGGTGTAAACTGTCTTGGGACCTATTTCAACAGACTTAGAGGAAGTTGAAGAACCACAATGAGACTAAAAACTGAAGACTGAAGACTTTTCTGAAGAGAAAGATAATCGAAAACCAGCTCAAGCGGTTCTGATGGCAGAAAACGTCCCGTCTGGTTTGTTGGAGGCGTGTGTTGTGCTCGGAGTATCAAATGAACGTCTGAAAGATATAGGCCTGGTGAGACAAACTGTTCATTTCTGTGTTCATAGTCATTCTGTGCAAATTTTTAGGAAAAAACAATGATAATATGTTTGAAATGTTAttaatgattattaataataattataataataaaaaaaaaatatatatatatatatatatatatatatatatttttatattatatttaatatattatacagatcaggatttatatatatatatatatatatatatatatatatatatatgaaaataattaaatgttattaaagtaattaaaaaaatgcatgaatgtttttattattaatcatatttaaaaaatgtttatattattaataaaaataaaatattatttaatatcgTATTAATAGTAGAATATATTTAATATCACAGTATTTAATATACTCTCattttaataatactaaaaaagcttatttatatttttagattaataaaaataatatatatatatatatatatatatatatatatatataaataaattatatatatgtaaatatatacgttttaaacataaaagtaaaaattaaatgtattatatatatatatatatatatatatatatatatatatatatataatactattttattaatattacagtaaaataattgttaaattaaaatatttaatattgtattattagaatatatttaataataataaaataaattttatagaaatatacataaaatatattattacattttgtattaatattaaagtaataattactttctctctttctctatatatgaaaatcataaaatgtaattaaattaaatataaaatatattactgtttttattataaaattaaatgtgttcatattattaataaaattacaatattaattaatatcgtattgtattaatattagaaaatttagtaataataaataataaagtatgTTTCTATTTTtagattaataaaaatatgtaatttattaatattcctatttttcattaatattaaagtaaaaaataattaattaaatatatttattattattcaatatactcttattgtattttaataataaaaaataatcaagtaatattaataaataatatttagaattttagatgaaatatatattttagtttaaaattatatacattttaaacataaataaaaaatgtatatatattttattaatattactattgtTTTATTGATATTAaagtaaaatctattaaatattatgtgtgtgtatatatattacatttaattttcatGTGAAATGTTTCCAAAATGTAATTAATTGtgcgtatatatgtgtatattgaTATACATGCAAAAAGTTAACTGTGTTGTTCTTGTCTGGATGCAGCTGCAGGGTAAAGACAAAGAGTCTCTGGTGGAGGCGGAGGTGCTGCAGGTTCACGCTCCACCGTTTGTAACGAAGGAGAGCTCCAGTAACGGCACTGAACAGGATCACGCTCCGGCCTTCAGCAGAGTCCAGCGACGGCGCTCCTTTAAGAAGAAGAGAGAACGGCCGGTTTCCACCATCAGCAATTCTGGCCAAACCAACGAACCAGTGGTCGCCGTCTCAGACGACCTCAGCGTACCACAAAACATCGACCTCATAGCCCTGCCACAGCTCTGCTTTCCAGGTAAGCTTCGCAAACACCTCAGCCTGCCGTTCTGTATGTAACGATAACGCTGACAGTGTTTTATCATTGGACAGATGGGTTGAGAATAACCAACGAGAGCAAAGAAGACAGCTTTCATTTCCTGGTGTTCACGGATGTGTTTGGGAACCAGACTCATGGTGTTGTGGCTCAGTACTGCAAACCTGTTCATGTGAGATGTCTTATCATTACCTAAGAGTACTGCATTAATTATactaccataataataataataatgataaaaaaacaaGAACATATACCCTGCCATTCAAAACTTTGGGGTCATTTGtttcagtctcttctgctcaccaaggctgcgtttatttgttcaaaaatacagtaaaaatgtgaccctggaccacaaaaccagtcataaggttaaatttgacaaaactgagatttatacatcatatgaaagctcaataaataagctttctattgatgtatggtttgttaggataggacaatatttggctgagatacatctatttgaaatcagaaatctgaggatgcaaaaaaatcaaaaagactgagaaaatcacctttaaagttgtccaaattcggttcttaacaatgcatattacaaatcaaaaattacattttgatatgtttacagtaggaattttacaaaaaatcttcatggaacatgaactttacttaatttcctaatgatttttggcataaaagaaaaatctataattttgacccatgcaatgtatttttggctattgctacaaatataccccagcgacttaagactggttttgtggtccagggtcacaaatgtgaaatattattataatttaaataactgttttctgtgtgactatattgttaaatataatttattcctgtgatcaaagtctaattttcagcatcattactccagctttaattgtcacatgatccttcagaaatcattctaatatgctgatttgctgcatttctgagttttataaatgttgaaaacagttctttGTGTGGAAACGGTGatatagtttattttttaatgactCTTTGAttaattgaaagttcaaaagagcagcatttgaGATTGAACTCTTTGTAACATAACATtatagtctttactgtcacttttgatcaattttgtgGATAAATAACGCATTATgtttaataattcattaaaaaattatttaaaaaggaTCTTATTGAccacacatttttaaaaaggtAGTGTACAGTacataaaatatacactacctctcaaaagtttgggatcagtaagacttgtaatgctttttaaagaagtctcttctgctcaagactgcatttatttgatcacaaatacagtcaaaatgtaaatattattataatttaaagtaacagttttttttgtgtgaatatattgttaaatataatttattcctgtgatcaaagtctaattttcaacatcattactccagtcttcagtgtcacatgatccttcagaaatcattctaatgtgctgattttctgctctagaagcatttctgattattatatcaatgttgaaaacagttctttGTGTGGAAAcggtgatatattttattttgatttatcagaagttcaaaagaacagcatttcagattgaactcttttgtaacattatagactTAACTGTCACTCTTGATCAATCAAAATGATTTAACAagaatcttactgaccccacatTTTTTAAAGGTATTGTACAGTGCATAAAATATACACTAAgttgtaatgctttttaaagtaaagcatgtatttgatcaaaaatacagaacaaaaatgttatattgtgaaatattattacgatgtaaaacaacgttcttctattttaatatacattcaaaataaaatgtattcctatgatcaaagctaaattttcgtcatcattactccagtctttagtgtcacatgatccttcagaaatcattataatatactgatttattatcagtgcaaatattatatttttttagaaacctGTGATatgttttttcaggtttctttggtgaataaaaagttaaagaacagcatttatttaaaatagatatcttttctaacaattaacactactgttcaaaagtttcagggtcagtaaatatttattctttctttttttttgaaagaaattgatacttttattcagcaaagatgtgttaaattgataaaaagtgatagcaaagacttatattgttagaaaaaatatatattttgaataaatgctgttctttttaactttttattcatcaaagaatcctgaaaaagtatcgcAGTTTCCAAAAtaatatttggtagcacaactgataataaatcagtatattaggatgatttctgaaggatcatgtgacactgaagactggagtaatgatgctgaaaattcagctttgcatcacagaattaaattatattttaaagtatattaatatagaaaccattattttatattgtaataacattttgcagtattattgttttttctctgtatttttgatcaaataaaagatcttgatgagcataagagacttctttaaaaaacattacaagtcttactgatcccagtgtatataataattcataataattataaaatgccTATATAAATGCAGTTGCTAATTGATTTGTcatgtttgttgtgtttttgtagtTCCAACATGATAATGGGATTCATCAAAACGGTAATCGGGTGAACAAACTCCAGCGTGTCTACACCACATACAGCATCTGTATCATCTCCAAATATCCATATTATAACGCCCTCAGGGACTGTCTGTCCAGGTAAGAGCCACTCCATATCATTATTTACTGTAGCTGTAACATGAAGTATTTGTTGTAATTAATTCATTTCTCTTCTGTCATAGTTTACTGCTCCAGCTGAAGACACCCCGCATGTGTGAGTTTGAAGAGCAGGTGAAGGAGTTTTCTGCCAAACTGGCATTGGTGCCCATTCCTCCTCCTGGACCGCTGCATGTGGTGAGCGTCTTTATTATGACCGTCGACACTGTTTAGTTATACATTTAGTTATTTTACCTGTGCAAGCTGTTTCAGGTCACCTGCTTCATTGTTTGTCTTTGTGGATTTTTCTCTAGGTGTTTAACCTCAGACCCTTTCTGATTGAACTTCCTTCGCGACTGGATGTGGATCGGCCCGTCTTGGACCTCGATCTTCATCTGCCATTTCTGTGTTTCAAACCCAAACACATCCTGCAGGTCAGGAGCCTCACGCTACTTCTGTGCTTCTTATGATCGTATATATATCTGGAGTTAACGGGGTTACTGTTNNNNNNNNNNNNNNNNNNNNNNNNNNNNNNNNNNNNNNNNNNNNNNNNNNNNNNNNNNNNNNNNNNNNNNNNNNNNNNNNNNNNNNNNNNNNNNNNNNNNNNNNNNNNNNNNNNNNNNNNNNNNNNNNNNNNNNNNNNNNNNNNNNNNNNNNNNNNNNNNNNNNNNNNNNNNNNNNNNNNNNNNNNNNNNNNNNNNNNNNNNNNNNNNNNNNNNNNNNNNNNNNNNNNNNNNNNNNNNNNNNNNNNNNNNNNNNNNNNNNNNNNNNNNNNNNNNNNNNNNNNNNNNNNNNNNNNNNNNNNNNNNNNNNNNNNNNNNNNNNNNNNNNNNNNNNNNNNNNNNNNNNNNNNNNNNNNNNNNNNNNNNNNNNNNNNNNNNNNNNNNNNNNNNNNNNNNNNNNNNNNNNNNNNNNNNNNNNNNNNNNNNNNNNNNNN of the Garra rufa chromosome 17, GarRuf1.0, whole genome shotgun sequence genome contains:
- the LOC141289409 gene encoding DENN domain-containing protein 3-like; this translates as MAENVPSGLLEACVVLGVSNERLKDIGLLQGKDKESLVEAEVLQVHAPPFVTKESSSNGTEQDHAPAFSRVQRRRSFKKKRERPVSTISNSGQTNEPVVAVSDDLSVPQNIDLIALPQLCFPDGLRITNESKEDSFHFLVFTDVFGNQTHGVVAQYCKPVHFQHDNGIHQNGNRVNKLQRVYTTYSICIISKYPYYNALRDCLSSLLLQLKTPRMCEFEEQVKEFSAKLALVPIPPPGPLHVVFNLRPFLIELPSRLDVDRPVLDLDLHLPFLCFKPKHILQDPSAIRSSQKNTFTADSVSLSLFNAAGKLKDTAGETSDRYTQTAFRKKTRAGFRFTQALKASLELHDSLIRADFEKCAGIWLILTASLETCGLSTRKKPTFQRQGSGRENGKN